Genomic window (Granulicella arctica):
AGCCTTGATCTGGCGCTCAAGAGTGCGCATGGCGTCGACAGTCTTGTTGACCTTGTCGAGCAGGCGCTTCTTCTCGGCGTTCGTGTACTTCAGTTCGCGGATGACGCGATTGATGTAGACGTGCTCACGGCCCATGAGCCAGCGGGTCTTGCGCTGGTCCTTAGCCTTGGCCTTCGAATCCTTGCCCTGCGGTGCCTCGTACTTTTCATCGAGAGCAGTCAGCTTCTTCTGGTGCTTGACGATGACGTCGATGCGGCTGACGGTGGCGCGGACGCGGGACTGAAGGATCTCTTCGGTGAGTTCTTCCTCGTCGAAGGTGACCACTTCCTTAATATTGCGGACGCCGCGACGCAGGTCTTCGCCGAGGCCGACAATCTCGCGGATCACGATAGGCGATCGGGAGATGGCCTTCATGACGCGGATCTGGCCGCGCTCGATGCGCTTGGCAATCTCTACTTCGCCCTCACGGGTGAGGAGCGGGACGGTACCCATCTCGCGGAGGTACATGCGGACGGGGTCGTTGGTCTTTTCGAGGGTGCCGGGGGAGAGATCGAGTTCGACGTCGTCGGACTCCTCACCTGCCTCTGGCTCGTACTTGTCTCGATCGCTGCCGAACTTCGACTCGCCTGACAGGACGTCAATACCCTGGGTATTGATCGTAGTCATCAGGTCGTCGAGGTCGTCCGGGGTGGTGATGTCACCGGGCAGAAGGTCATTGACCTCGCCATAGGTGAGGTATCCCTTTTCCTTGCCGGTATCGATCAGCTTATCTATGTCGTCTTCGTACTTGTCTATGTCTTCAGCCACGGCGGAACGCGCTCCTGCTTGGAGTAATTTTGCGGAATAGTACAGCTCGTGTGAGGCGGAGCTATTCCTGGGTTGTTACGGGATCGTTGGGGATAACTTGCGGCTAAACCGCGGTGGCAAACCCGATGACCTCGGATGGGTCGGGGTATTCGAAGGCACACGTCCCCAGCGAACCACAGAATATCATATGTTTAGACGTTCTCTACATCGAAAAGACTCAAGCCGCTCCAGACCACCATGAACATTGGGTGCTCGCGATGCAGTGCTAGATCTTCCCCGGTTCGGGAGTAGCGAATCTGCCGGAAAACTGACTCATAATCCTGCGGATGACGTCACGAACGCCGAAGAGTTGCCAGGCGATGGCGGCGATCACGCCTCCAGCGCTTACGGCGATGACCACCTGCCAGATGAGATGGAATGTAGCTGTCTTTTGAAGCAGCAGGAGGGCGATCAGGAGAGCTGGTACGCAGATCGCGATCAGCCTGCGCAGGAAGGTGAGCTCGAGGGGTTCGATGGCGGCGAAGAGCTTGATGTTGAGGCGCATGATGAAGATCATCTGGAAGACCTCGGCGGAGAGCCAGATCCACAGGAAGCCTGTGACGCCGGCGCGCGGCACGAGCAGCAGCGAGAGTACGGTCATGACGATGTAGCTGCCGAGCATGATCTTCGATAGTTCTTCATGAGTATTGGTCGAGAACTGGAACTGGAATTTGTGTTCCTTGAGGCTGATGACCATCGAGATTGCGGCGGCGAGCATGTAGGGATAAGGAGAAAAGAGCTCGGCCTTCTTGTGCATCCAGACGGTGATGAGCACGGGCGAGATCATCAGCACGCCGGTGTTGACGAGCGGGATGAGGAAGAAGATGAAGCGCTCGGAGTAGTCGTAGAGCAGGACCAGCGCGGGCCAGTCGCTGCGACCGAAGAGCGTCGTGATCTCAGCGCCCATCGATTGCGTGAACATTGCGAGAATTTGCCGACACATGGAGAAGACAAGCCGCATGACGATGAATCCGGCTACGGCTACCGGCCCGAGGGAGCGCTGAAGGACGATCAATGGAGCCTGATAGGTCAGGAAGTTGGCTATGGTGATCAGGCCGAAGTAGCCGCTCGGCTTGAGGATGGCTGCGACGGCTGCTTGATCCCAGTAGCGGATGTGGGGGAAGAGTGAAGGAGCGATGCGGCGGATGTCGACCAGCACACAGACGATCGAGATCAGCATCGTGATGACCTGAACACCGGCCAGGATGGGAAAAGGCAGCTTGAGCGAAACGCAGGCCAACAGGCTGAGGGAGGTCAGCAGCGTCTGGAAGTTACCCCAATGGGCGCCGCGATGCGCCAGCGCTACTCCCATAAAGAGGCCGGTGAGGTACCCGTAGAGGATGTTCAACAAGACCTGGCAGGCGAGGAGGTATGCCGCCAGTTGCGTGGCGCGACGACCGATATCCAGCCTGAGATAGCTATCGAGCGGCAGCGCGAATACGACGAGGCAGACCACCATTGCGCTTAGGATGATGCCAAGCAGAAGGCGCAGGGCGGTCGATTGCCGGACCTGGTAGTCCTCCATGTCGCCGCGGTTGTAGCGGACGGCAAGATCCTGATTCATATAGGTTTGCACGCCGAAGTTGAGCATCCCGATGGCGGCGACCGCGCCCGAAAGGACGCCCCATTCCCCGAATCCCGAGGTCGAGTAGCGTGCGATAAAGATCGGAGGCACGATGACCTGCTGAATAACCGTCAGCAGGCGTCCCGTAAACATAGCGCCCAGGTTCTTAAGAATGCGTGTAAAGCCAGCCATCAGGGGTGTGCAGTCTCTCCTGCGAGTACCGTCTAAGTGATTCTACCGTGTGAGATGCATTCGACTGGCCCAGTTCGGGAACGGCTCGCCCCTCCACCGCCTAGTGGAGGCGGAGTGCGCGGTCGATCTGCAGTTTCTCGGTCGTGAGTTGGGCGAGCATCTCCTGATCGTTCCGGCGGTCGGCTTCGGCGATCATGGTCCGCAGTTCTCGCTGGCGACGCTCGAGCCGGCGATGCTCCAGGGTGTGTAGCGCGTTTTCGACGCGCTCCGGCATGGTGAGCTGCTCGCCGTCGCCGGGCTCGTCGGCGTGCATCAGAACGCGAGCGAGCGTGGCCCGGCTTTCTTGATCCTGGGCGATGTCGAGAGGATTTTCCGGAGCAGGGGCGTTCGACAGTGCTTCGAGCAGCGTGGCGGTAGGCAGGCTCTCGTACCACTCGGGGTGCTGGAGCAACTGGTCGGCTGCCATCGTGCGGGCAGGATCGGACTCGGGCAGAACCAGTGCGCGGAGCAGGATGCGCTCTGTTTCGGTAGCAGGTTCGTGGCTGTGGGAGCGGACGCTCTCCTTGCGCTGCGCCGCCGCCTGCTTCAGCTCCTCGCGCATGACGGAAGAGTCGATGCCGAGCTTCTGGGCGGCGTCGGCGGCAAACTCGTCGCGATGGATGCGATTCGGCATGCGGCGGATGTGCGGCAGCAGGAAGTTGAGGGCTTTTACCTTGGCGTCGGGCGAGCGCGAGGGGAACATCTGCCGGGCGCGCTCGATGAGGTAATCGGAGTGGCGCTGGGCACCGCGGAGGGCTGCCATGTACGCCTTGATGCCGTGCTCGCGGACGTAACGGTCGGGATCGAGACCGCCTTCAAGGGCGACAACTTTGACGGTGAAGTCCTCCTCTGTGAGCATCGCGATGGATTTTTCAGCGGCGTTGGCCCCTGCGGTGTCGGGGTCGAAGTTGACGATGACCTGCTTGGTGAAGCGGCTAAGGAGGCGCACCTGCATCTCCGTGAACGCCGTGCCCGAGGTGGCGAGGACGTTCTTGACCCCGGCCATGTAGACCGAGATGCAGTCCATCTGGCCCTCGACCAGCAGGGCGAAGTCGAGCGTACGCATGTCGGCCTTGGCCTTGTCGAGATTGAAGAGCACCTGACCCTTGGAGTAGAGCGGAGTCTCGGGGGAGTTCATGTACTTCGGGCCGGACTTCTCGTCAGAGTCGAGCGCGCGGGCGGTGAAAGCGATCACCTTGCCCTGCTCGTTCGCGATGGGAAAGGTAATTCGCTTGCGGAAGCGGGCGTACATGGGACCGCCGGAGCCATCGGCCTGCTCCTTGGAGCTGAATAGACCGCTGGCGCGCATCACCTCCTCCGAGAAGTGGGCCTTGAGGCGGTCACGCATGTCGTTGAAGTCGTCGGGCGCGTAGCCCATTCGGAACTTGGCGACAGTCTCGGGGGCGATCTGGCGACCGGTCAGGTACTCGCGGGCGCGAGCCGCCTCGGGCGACTTGAGCTGCGCCTCGAAGTACTGGGTTGCCGCCTCGTGGATGTTGATGAGTTGGCCGCGTAGACCGGCTTCGCGGGCCTCTTCGGGCGAGCTGAACTCGCGCTTCGGCATCGCTACGCCTGCTTTGGTGGCGACCGAGCGGACGGCCTCGGGGAAGCTGACGTTCTCAAGCTTCATCACGAAGGTGAAGACGTCCCCCTTTTCGTGGCAGCCGAAGCAGTAGAAGTAGCCGTGGGCGGCGTTGACCGAAAAGGAGCCGGTTTTCTCTTTGTGGAAGGGACACAGGCCGGTGTAGTTCTGCGCGCCGCTCTTCTTCAGCCGCACGTAGTCGCCGATGATGCGGACGATGTCCACCTGCGCTTTTAGAGTCTGTGCGAAGTTATCTGCCATGGCCAAACCTAGTTTAGAGGAACAGGCCTCAGCTCTTTCGGAGTCGTAAGATAACGAGACGAGGAAATATGATTGCTTCGGTCAATTTGAACACCGCCCTGGAGGGGCTGATCGATCACTGGTCGCCAAAGGTTGTCGGTCGCGTCAACGATCAATACGTCAAGGTGGCGAAACTGATCGGCGAGTTTACCTGGCATAAGCATGTGGATGAGGATGAGCTCTTTCAGGTGATCCGGGGATCCATGCGAATCCAGATTGAGGGCCAGCCCGATGTCAGGCTGAACGCCGGA
Coding sequences:
- a CDS encoding cupin domain-containing protein; amino-acid sequence: MIASVNLNTALEGLIDHWSPKVVGRVNDQYVKVAKLIGEFTWHKHVDEDELFQVIRGSMRIQIEGQPDVRLNAGDFCVVPRGTMHNPIAEQECWIMLIETVTTKHTGDVETPRTRSIEEQLA
- the dnaG gene encoding DNA primase, yielding MADNFAQTLKAQVDIVRIIGDYVRLKKSGAQNYTGLCPFHKEKTGSFSVNAAHGYFYCFGCHEKGDVFTFVMKLENVSFPEAVRSVATKAGVAMPKREFSSPEEAREAGLRGQLINIHEAATQYFEAQLKSPEAARAREYLTGRQIAPETVAKFRMGYAPDDFNDMRDRLKAHFSEEVMRASGLFSSKEQADGSGGPMYARFRKRITFPIANEQGKVIAFTARALDSDEKSGPKYMNSPETPLYSKGQVLFNLDKAKADMRTLDFALLVEGQMDCISVYMAGVKNVLATSGTAFTEMQVRLLSRFTKQVIVNFDPDTAGANAAEKSIAMLTEEDFTVKVVALEGGLDPDRYVREHGIKAYMAALRGAQRHSDYLIERARQMFPSRSPDAKVKALNFLLPHIRRMPNRIHRDEFAADAAQKLGIDSSVMREELKQAAAQRKESVRSHSHEPATETERILLRALVLPESDPARTMAADQLLQHPEWYESLPTATLLEALSNAPAPENPLDIAQDQESRATLARVLMHADEPGDGEQLTMPERVENALHTLEHRRLERRQRELRTMIAEADRRNDQEMLAQLTTEKLQIDRALRLH
- a CDS encoding lipopolysaccharide biosynthesis protein; its protein translation is MAGFTRILKNLGAMFTGRLLTVIQQVIVPPIFIARYSTSGFGEWGVLSGAVAAIGMLNFGVQTYMNQDLAVRYNRGDMEDYQVRQSTALRLLLGIILSAMVVCLVVFALPLDSYLRLDIGRRATQLAAYLLACQVLLNILYGYLTGLFMGVALAHRGAHWGNFQTLLTSLSLLACVSLKLPFPILAGVQVITMLISIVCVLVDIRRIAPSLFPHIRYWDQAAVAAILKPSGYFGLITIANFLTYQAPLIVLQRSLGPVAVAGFIVMRLVFSMCRQILAMFTQSMGAEITTLFGRSDWPALVLLYDYSERFIFFLIPLVNTGVLMISPVLITVWMHKKAELFSPYPYMLAAAISMVISLKEHKFQFQFSTNTHEELSKIMLGSYIVMTVLSLLLVPRAGVTGFLWIWLSAEVFQMIFIMRLNIKLFAAIEPLELTFLRRLIAICVPALLIALLLLQKTATFHLIWQVVIAVSAGGVIAAIAWQLFGVRDVIRRIMSQFSGRFATPEPGKI